A genomic region of Raphanus sativus cultivar WK10039 chromosome 6, ASM80110v3, whole genome shotgun sequence contains the following coding sequences:
- the LOC108813229 gene encoding uncharacterized protein LOC108813229 isoform X1, translating to MVSESRTGYNRVMGPDDDEEEQRKVIESIKEIVGNHSDADIYTALKESNMDADEAVQKLIHQDPFHEVKRRKDRKKEDAVVVEPANVKKPLESVTSEVKVRTQSEHNVVRRGGYSRNVVPRNAAPQNAFPRRPLESVTSEVKARAQPEHNVVRRGGYNRNVFPRNAAPRNAFPRNPATGSKREFRVVRDNRSNPNVDGELKHSSAQSYGSNISNVVATENKKGSTGGLGNHHSSGAQGFGQDCNAAADVRLSDTEIAPLHHHPTRKELSDGKETSRGVTLPSTNSVLGVYPSSTDPVHVPSPVSRSSPVGAIKREVRGGGFGGKPSESIGKDPSPGALSKIGTPNAYRSSSPNSKINQLSQTTPRESVLPSCVEKNRPLLNRQRGNRGSQYARTQQVAGHSKGVSQNKEWKPKSIQKPVEHNPGVIGTPTKSQARSLADNTINLESEAVKLQDKLSHVHISETQNVIIADHIRLPETDRCQLTFGSFVQDFSSSVNSEPAALQESCSSEELRESDRSSPITSPDTLEDGPGVKPIDIPSEKLLPEEEAHRPDNLDEYSEVQLLKSDTLVPFQQAYGNHGSYDFPYFGQTMDENVRGQGLPSQQQQEQAFSTHMVNNAPPSTIPMLQQQQQQQQQASMQQQQMYPQVHVSHFPSLMPYRQFVSPLYVPQMPMPGYSGNPAAYAHPSNGNSYVLMPGGGSHPGSNGGVKYGIQQFKPVPGGPAGFGTYNSPSGYQISPPNAMGLEDPSRMKYKDGNIYVPNPQAETSEIWTQNPRNLSNLQSPPYYNVAGQTPHGAYLPSHTAHPSFNAPAAATQSSQMQFQGLFHQPQPGAMANLHHMGPGLGGNVGVGVVPSPPPQLGHPSWAANF from the exons ATGGTGTCCGAGTCCAGAACCGGCTATAATCGGGTGATGGGACCCGACGACGACGAAGAAGAACAGAGGAAGGTGATTGAATCGATTAAAGAAATCGTGGGTAACCACTCCGACGCCGATATCTACACAGCCTTGAAAGAATCTAACATGGACGCCGACGAGGCTGTTCAGAAGCTGATTCATCAAG ATCCATTTCACGAggtgaagagaagaaaagacaGGAAGAAAGAG GATGCAGTGGTGGTTGAGCCTGCCAACGTAAAGAAGCCTCTTGAAAGTGTTACCAGTGAAGTGAAAGTTCGTACACAGTCTGAGCATAATGTTGTTCGGAGAGGAGGCTACAGCAGGAATGTCGTCCCTAGGAACGCTGCTCCACAAAATGCATTTCCTAGGAGACCTCTTGAAAGTGTTACTAGTGAAGTGAAAGCCCGCGCACAGCCTGAACATAATGTTGTTCGGAGAGGAGGCTACAATAGGAATGTCTTCCCTAGGAACGCTGCTCCGCGAAATGCATTTCCGAGAAATCCTGCTACTG GATCCAAGAGAGAGTTTCGTGTTGTTAGAGACAACAGGTCTAATCCAAATGTTGATGGAGAGTTGAAGCATTCCTCCGCCCAGTCTTATGGATCAAATATTAGCAACGTAGTGGCCACTGAGAACAAAAAGGG CTCAACAGGTGGTTTAGGCAATCATCATTCTTCTGGGGCTCAAGGTTTTGGCCAAGATTGTAATGCAGCAGCAGATGTCAGGCTCAGCGATACTGAAATTGCTCCACTACACCATCATCCTACCAGAAAAGAACTCTCTGATGGAAAGGAAACATCCCGTGGAGTTACATTGCCATCAACCAATTCAGTTCTTGGTGTATATCCGTCCTCCACAGATCCAGTTCATGTACCGTCTCCTGTTTCTAGATCATCACCTGTGGGAGCTATTAAACGTGAAGTAAGAGGTGGGGGCTTTGGTGGAAAACCTTCTGAAAGTATTGGTAAAGATCCATCTCCTGGTGCTTTGTCAAAAATTGGGACTCCAAATGCATATCGATCATCTTCCCCAAATTCAAAGATTAATCAACTCAGCCAAACTACTCCACGAGAGTCTGTTTTGCCCAGCTGTGTGGAAAAGAATAGGCCTCTTTTGAACAGGCAGCGTGGGAACAGAGGAAGCCAATATGCTAGAACACAACAAGTTGCTGGCCATTCAAAAG GGGTCTCACAGAACAAGGAGTGGAAGCCTAAATCGATTCAGAAACCCGTTGAACATAACCCTGGAGTAATTGGAACACCAACAAAGTCTCAGGCTCGTAGCCTTGCTGATAATACTATAAACTTGGAGTCAGAGGCTGTTAAGTTGCAAGATAAGCTTTCACATGTTCACATCAGTGAAACCCAGAATGTCATCATCGCAGATCATATTCGCCTCCCAGAAACTGACCGATGCCAGCTTACTTTTGGTAGCTTCGTTCAAGATTTTAGTTCTTCAGTGAATTCAGAACCTGCTGCTTTACAAGAATCATGCTCTTCAGAAGAACTTAGAGAATCTGATCGTAG TTCGCCAATTACTTCTCCAGATACTTTAGAAGATGGTCCGGGGGTTAAGCCTATCGATATTCCATCGGAGAAACTGTTACCGGAAGAGGAGGCTCATAGACCTGACAATTTGGATGAGTACTCGGAAGTTCAATTGCTCAAAAGTGACACTCTCGTCCCGTTCCAGCAGGCATATGGTAACCACGGTAGTTATGACTTCCCGTATTTTGGTCAGACAATGGACGAAAACGTACGAGGACAAGGATTACCATCTCAGCAGCAGCAGGAG CAGGCATTCAGTACTCACATGGTGAACAACGCCCCTCCATCTACGATTCCCATGTTGcagcaacaacagcaacaacagcAACAGGCGTCAATGCAACAGCAACAGATGTACCCGCAAGTACATGTTTCGCATTTTCCCAGTCTCATGCCTTACCGTCAGTTCGTCTCCCCACTCTATGTTCCCCAGATGCCCATGCCAGGCTACTCGGGTAACCCAGCGGCGTATGCACATCCTTCAAATGGCAATAGCTATGTGCTGATGCCTGGAGGTGGTTCTCATCCCGGTTCAAATGGTGGTGTTAAGTATGGCATCCAGCAATTCAAACCAGTACCAGGTGGTCCTGCGGGTTTTGGAACTTACAACAGTCCTAGTGGGTATCAGATTAGTCCTCCCAATGCCATGGGACTTGAAGATCCATCTCGCATGAAATACAAAGATGGAAACATTTACGTTCCAAACCCTCAG GCTGAGACTTCTGAGATTTGGACGCAGAACCCAAGAAATCTTTCAAACCTTCAGTCTCCTCCATATTACAACGTAGCTGGACAAACGCCTCACGGTGCTTATTTACCATCCCATACAGCACATCCATCCTTCAACGCCCCTGCAGCAGCAACACAGTCATCTCAAATGCAGTTCCAGGGTCTCTTCCACCAGCCACAGCCTGGTGCAATGGCGAATCTGCACCACATGGGACCTGGGCTTGGTGGTAATGTCGGAGTTGGGGTTGTGCCCTCTCCTCCGCCTCAACTTGGTCATCCGAGTTGGGCAGCAAACTTCTGA
- the LOC108809778 gene encoding protein Brevis radix-like 2, with product MLTCIACSKQLNTNNGGSKEEDDRVLGTPRSKQTIKSLTSQLKDLAVKASGSYKSCKPCSGSSSNRNHHRGSDAAASPSGRFHYAYNRPGRSGSSTPKILGKEMESRLKGLLSGEGTPESSISGRTESTLFMEEELKEWVAQVEPGVLITFVSLPEGGNDLKRIRFSREMFDKGEAQKWWGENFEKVMELYNVQQVNQQSVPVPTAPPRSKDECSSKNSPVTPPLHKECPRGKGSLAHQPTTQSRYRDSSGLATTPKLSTNSISGTKTETSSSVDMSARSSGSEEDDEDHSEEVSVSNASDMETEWVEQDEDGVYITVRALPDGSRELRRVRFSRERFGETKARLWWEENRARIQQQYL from the exons ATGCTCACGTGCATAGCTTGCTCGAAGCAGTTAAACACCAACAACGGCGGATCTAAGGAAGAAGACGACAGAGTTCTTGGAACTCCCAGGTCTAAGCAGACCATCAAGTCCCTGACGTCACAA TTAAAAGACTTGGCAGTAAAAGCATCAGGTTCTTACAAGAGCTGCAAACCGTGCTCAGGCTCTTCTTCGAACCGGAACCACCACCGTGGTTCAGATGCTGCCGCATCACCTTCTGGGAGGTTCCATTACGCGTACAATAGACCTGGAAGAAGCGGAAGCTCGACGCCCAAGATTCTAGGGAAAGAAATGGAGTCAAGGCTAAAAGGGCTTTTGAGCGGAGAAGGCACACCTGAATCATCCATAAGTGGTAGGACAGAGTCCACACTGTTCATGGAGGAAGAGCTTAAAGAATGGGTTGCTCAAGTGGAGCCTGGTGTCCTCATCACTTTTGTTTCGTTGCCTGAGGGAGGGAATGATCTCAAACGGATCCGGTTCAG CCGTGAGATGTTTGATAAAGGGGAAGCTCAGAAATGGTGGGGGGAGAATTTTGAGAAGGTGATGGAGTTATACAATGTGCAGCAGGTTAATCAGCAGAGTGTCCCGGTTCCAACAGCTCCTCCTAGATCCAAAGATGAG TGCTCTAGCAAGAACAGTCCTGTAACTCCACCGTTACACAAAGAATGCCCTCGAGGAAAAGGCTCACTCGCTCACCAACCAACAACACAGAGTCGGTACCGTGATTCGTCTGGTCTTGCAACGACGCCGAAGCTCTCTACTAATAGCATAAGTGGGACCAAAACCGAGACATCATCATCGGTTGATATGTCCGCAAGAAGTAGTGGTTcagaggaagatgatgaagatcATTCAGAGGAGGTTTCTGTAAGTAACGCGAGTGACATGGAAACAGAATGGGTAGAACAAGATGAAGACGGTGTTTACATCACAGTCAGAGCTTTACCAGATGGGAGTCGTGAGCTTAGACGTGTTCGCTTCAg ccGAGAGAGGTTTGGGGAAACGAAGGCAAGATTGTGGTGGGAAGAGAACAGAGCTCGGATACAACAGCAGTACTTGTGA
- the LOC108813229 gene encoding uncharacterized protein LOC108813229 isoform X2: protein MVSESRTGYNRVMGPDDDEEEQRKVIESIKEIVGNHSDADIYTALKESNMDADEAVQKLIHQDPFHEVKRRKDRKKEDAVVVEPANVKKPLESVTSEVKVRTQSEHNVVRRGGYSRNVVPRNAAPQNAFPRRPLESVTSEVKARAQPEHNVVRRGGYNRNVFPRNAAPRNAFPRNPATGSKREFRVVRDNRSNPNVDGELKHSSAQSYGSNISNVVATENKKGSTGGLGNHHSSGAQGFGQDCNAAADVRLSDTEIAPLHHHPTRKELSDGKETSRGVTLPSTNSVLGVYPSSTDPVHVPSPVSRSSPVGAIKREVRGGGFGGKPSESIGKDPSPGALSKIGTPNAYRSSSPNSKINQLSQTTPRESVLPSCVEKNRPLLNRQRGNRGSQYARTQQVAGHSKGVSQNKEWKPKSIQKPVEHNPGVIGTPTKSQARSLADNTINLESEAVKLQDKLSHVHISETQNVIIADHIRLPETDRCQLTFGSFVQDFSSSVNSEPAALQESCSSEELRESDRSSPITSPDTLEDGPGVKPIDIPSEKLLPEEEAHRPDNLDEYSEVQLLKSDTLVPFQQAYGNHGSYDFPYFGQTMDENVRGQGLPSQQQQEAFSTHMVNNAPPSTIPMLQQQQQQQQQASMQQQQMYPQVHVSHFPSLMPYRQFVSPLYVPQMPMPGYSGNPAAYAHPSNGNSYVLMPGGGSHPGSNGGVKYGIQQFKPVPGGPAGFGTYNSPSGYQISPPNAMGLEDPSRMKYKDGNIYVPNPQAETSEIWTQNPRNLSNLQSPPYYNVAGQTPHGAYLPSHTAHPSFNAPAAATQSSQMQFQGLFHQPQPGAMANLHHMGPGLGGNVGVGVVPSPPPQLGHPSWAANF, encoded by the exons ATGGTGTCCGAGTCCAGAACCGGCTATAATCGGGTGATGGGACCCGACGACGACGAAGAAGAACAGAGGAAGGTGATTGAATCGATTAAAGAAATCGTGGGTAACCACTCCGACGCCGATATCTACACAGCCTTGAAAGAATCTAACATGGACGCCGACGAGGCTGTTCAGAAGCTGATTCATCAAG ATCCATTTCACGAggtgaagagaagaaaagacaGGAAGAAAGAG GATGCAGTGGTGGTTGAGCCTGCCAACGTAAAGAAGCCTCTTGAAAGTGTTACCAGTGAAGTGAAAGTTCGTACACAGTCTGAGCATAATGTTGTTCGGAGAGGAGGCTACAGCAGGAATGTCGTCCCTAGGAACGCTGCTCCACAAAATGCATTTCCTAGGAGACCTCTTGAAAGTGTTACTAGTGAAGTGAAAGCCCGCGCACAGCCTGAACATAATGTTGTTCGGAGAGGAGGCTACAATAGGAATGTCTTCCCTAGGAACGCTGCTCCGCGAAATGCATTTCCGAGAAATCCTGCTACTG GATCCAAGAGAGAGTTTCGTGTTGTTAGAGACAACAGGTCTAATCCAAATGTTGATGGAGAGTTGAAGCATTCCTCCGCCCAGTCTTATGGATCAAATATTAGCAACGTAGTGGCCACTGAGAACAAAAAGGG CTCAACAGGTGGTTTAGGCAATCATCATTCTTCTGGGGCTCAAGGTTTTGGCCAAGATTGTAATGCAGCAGCAGATGTCAGGCTCAGCGATACTGAAATTGCTCCACTACACCATCATCCTACCAGAAAAGAACTCTCTGATGGAAAGGAAACATCCCGTGGAGTTACATTGCCATCAACCAATTCAGTTCTTGGTGTATATCCGTCCTCCACAGATCCAGTTCATGTACCGTCTCCTGTTTCTAGATCATCACCTGTGGGAGCTATTAAACGTGAAGTAAGAGGTGGGGGCTTTGGTGGAAAACCTTCTGAAAGTATTGGTAAAGATCCATCTCCTGGTGCTTTGTCAAAAATTGGGACTCCAAATGCATATCGATCATCTTCCCCAAATTCAAAGATTAATCAACTCAGCCAAACTACTCCACGAGAGTCTGTTTTGCCCAGCTGTGTGGAAAAGAATAGGCCTCTTTTGAACAGGCAGCGTGGGAACAGAGGAAGCCAATATGCTAGAACACAACAAGTTGCTGGCCATTCAAAAG GGGTCTCACAGAACAAGGAGTGGAAGCCTAAATCGATTCAGAAACCCGTTGAACATAACCCTGGAGTAATTGGAACACCAACAAAGTCTCAGGCTCGTAGCCTTGCTGATAATACTATAAACTTGGAGTCAGAGGCTGTTAAGTTGCAAGATAAGCTTTCACATGTTCACATCAGTGAAACCCAGAATGTCATCATCGCAGATCATATTCGCCTCCCAGAAACTGACCGATGCCAGCTTACTTTTGGTAGCTTCGTTCAAGATTTTAGTTCTTCAGTGAATTCAGAACCTGCTGCTTTACAAGAATCATGCTCTTCAGAAGAACTTAGAGAATCTGATCGTAG TTCGCCAATTACTTCTCCAGATACTTTAGAAGATGGTCCGGGGGTTAAGCCTATCGATATTCCATCGGAGAAACTGTTACCGGAAGAGGAGGCTCATAGACCTGACAATTTGGATGAGTACTCGGAAGTTCAATTGCTCAAAAGTGACACTCTCGTCCCGTTCCAGCAGGCATATGGTAACCACGGTAGTTATGACTTCCCGTATTTTGGTCAGACAATGGACGAAAACGTACGAGGACAAGGATTACCATCTCAGCAGCAGCAGGAG GCATTCAGTACTCACATGGTGAACAACGCCCCTCCATCTACGATTCCCATGTTGcagcaacaacagcaacaacagcAACAGGCGTCAATGCAACAGCAACAGATGTACCCGCAAGTACATGTTTCGCATTTTCCCAGTCTCATGCCTTACCGTCAGTTCGTCTCCCCACTCTATGTTCCCCAGATGCCCATGCCAGGCTACTCGGGTAACCCAGCGGCGTATGCACATCCTTCAAATGGCAATAGCTATGTGCTGATGCCTGGAGGTGGTTCTCATCCCGGTTCAAATGGTGGTGTTAAGTATGGCATCCAGCAATTCAAACCAGTACCAGGTGGTCCTGCGGGTTTTGGAACTTACAACAGTCCTAGTGGGTATCAGATTAGTCCTCCCAATGCCATGGGACTTGAAGATCCATCTCGCATGAAATACAAAGATGGAAACATTTACGTTCCAAACCCTCAG GCTGAGACTTCTGAGATTTGGACGCAGAACCCAAGAAATCTTTCAAACCTTCAGTCTCCTCCATATTACAACGTAGCTGGACAAACGCCTCACGGTGCTTATTTACCATCCCATACAGCACATCCATCCTTCAACGCCCCTGCAGCAGCAACACAGTCATCTCAAATGCAGTTCCAGGGTCTCTTCCACCAGCCACAGCCTGGTGCAATGGCGAATCTGCACCACATGGGACCTGGGCTTGGTGGTAATGTCGGAGTTGGGGTTGTGCCCTCTCCTCCGCCTCAACTTGGTCATCCGAGTTGGGCAGCAAACTTCTGA